One segment of Paenibacillus rhizovicinus DNA contains the following:
- a CDS encoding ABC transporter ATP-binding protein, which produces MEVFKQLKPYYWVERKNLIASIAFMICATALGLVYPNLLRYLIDKIIVPQNFTWVPGLSLAVVGVVFIKGSFAFLSGLFGGRLGNRVAFRLRNACYEKLQSLSFQYYDTAKTGDLMSRLTADLEAVRNFIGFGFAQILNLFLMVIFGATMMFSIHWQLTLITLCTMPFLVFTATRFERKIHPAFREMRQAMSNLTTAVQENITGVRTVKSFARESFEMDKFSKRSESYKANQIGASSLWGRYFPIMELLASMCVVILVVAGGRLVINQSITLGEMVAFYSMLWYIIGPMWNIGFQINNYTQAKASGERLLGLFNEYVHVKDNEHAIVLDESKVKGHVEFRNVTFNYVDKAPALTDVNIDAKPGMVIGLLGATGAGKSTIIQLLMRAYNVKSGTITLDGVDIRDLSLESLRSQIAIVFQETFLFSCSIRDNIAYGINGVTMEQIIHASKLAKAHDFIMELPEGYDTVVGERGMGLSGGQKQRIAIARALIKNPRILILDDATSAVDMETEHEIQAGFKEVMAGRTTFIIAHRISSLRHADEIIVLEEGHVKQRGTHDQLVNVQGRYRDTYDIQYADRPLTAEEIIARVERGVVQ; this is translated from the coding sequence TTGGAAGTCTTCAAACAGCTTAAACCGTATTACTGGGTCGAACGCAAGAATTTAATCGCTTCGATCGCTTTCATGATTTGCGCAACCGCGCTCGGACTCGTATATCCGAACTTGCTTCGCTACCTTATCGACAAGATCATCGTTCCCCAAAACTTTACGTGGGTGCCAGGGTTATCGCTCGCTGTTGTAGGGGTCGTATTCATTAAAGGCAGTTTCGCGTTCCTGTCCGGTTTATTCGGCGGCCGGTTGGGTAACCGGGTAGCGTTCCGATTGCGGAATGCCTGCTACGAGAAACTTCAATCGCTCTCTTTTCAGTATTACGATACGGCGAAAACCGGCGATTTGATGTCTAGGTTGACGGCGGATCTCGAGGCGGTTCGGAACTTTATCGGCTTCGGTTTCGCGCAAATTCTGAACTTGTTCCTGATGGTTATCTTCGGAGCGACGATGATGTTCTCGATTCATTGGCAGCTGACGCTGATCACGCTGTGCACGATGCCGTTCCTCGTCTTTACCGCAACGCGATTCGAGCGGAAGATTCATCCGGCTTTCCGCGAAATGCGGCAGGCGATGAGTAATCTGACCACGGCGGTTCAGGAGAACATTACCGGCGTTCGGACCGTGAAATCTTTCGCCCGCGAATCGTTCGAAATGGATAAATTCTCCAAACGGAGCGAATCGTACAAAGCCAACCAGATCGGCGCATCGAGCCTCTGGGGCCGCTACTTCCCGATCATGGAACTGCTGGCGAGCATGTGCGTCGTCATTCTGGTCGTCGCAGGCGGCAGGCTCGTCATCAACCAGTCCATTACGCTCGGCGAGATGGTTGCCTTCTACAGCATGCTCTGGTATATCATCGGCCCGATGTGGAACATCGGGTTCCAAATCAACAACTATACGCAGGCCAAAGCTTCCGGCGAACGCCTGCTCGGGCTGTTCAATGAGTATGTACACGTGAAAGACAACGAGCATGCCATCGTGCTGGACGAGAGCAAGGTTAAAGGTCATGTTGAGTTTCGTAACGTCACGTTCAACTACGTGGATAAAGCGCCGGCCTTAACGGATGTCAATATCGACGCGAAGCCCGGCATGGTTATCGGTTTGCTCGGAGCGACCGGCGCGGGCAAGTCGACGATCATTCAGCTGTTGATGCGCGCTTATAATGTCAAATCCGGCACCATTACGCTCGACGGGGTCGATATCCGCGACCTGTCGCTGGAAAGCCTGCGCAGCCAAATTGCCATCGTGTTTCAAGAGACGTTCTTGTTCTCATGTTCCATCCGCGACAATATCGCCTACGGCATCAACGGCGTAACGATGGAGCAGATCATCCATGCCTCCAAGCTTGCAAAAGCGCATGATTTCATCATGGAGCTCCCGGAAGGCTACGACACCGTTGTAGGCGAGCGCGGCATGGGCCTCTCCGGCGGTCAGAAGCAGCGGATCGCGATCGCCAGGGCGCTGATCAAGAACCCTCGCATCCTGATCCTCGATGATGCGACGAGCGCCGTCGATATGGAAACCGAGCATGAGATTCAAGCCGGTTTCAAAGAAGTTATGGCTGGCCGCACGACGTTCATCATCGCGCATCGGATTTCGTCCCTTCGCCATGCGGATGAAATCATCGTATTGGAAGAAGGGCATGTCAAGCAGCGCGGAACGCATGATCAGCTGGTAAACGTGCAGGGACGTTACCGGGATACGTACGACATTCAATATGCCGACCGTCCTTTAACCGCTGAAGAAATCATCGCAAGAGTGGAAAGAGGGGTCGTACAGTGA
- a CDS encoding ABC transporter ATP-binding protein: protein MSEQEQQKPRGAQERFIYKDDDAIEKPFNWAQISRLFTYMKPYRRQLLPVIIVMMVLGTATRLAIPALFIKAIDDAIQPKDGAPSMHKLYMYAGTMLVLYIIQWAANTYRIRYTNMIGQQVIYDLRHDLFRHIQKLSFRFFDKRPAGSVLVRVTNDVNALQDLFTNGVVNLLMDCIQLVGIVIILLVWNFKLGLAIMITVPLMFAVSTALRKRIRFAWQDVRMKQSRINAHLNESIQGMRVTQLYTQEKANFSFFQHINSVNIKAWNKASALNQAFGPIIEVTSAVGTLILFWYGSHMIMTGAITVGVLVGFANYVGNFWDPINRLGQMYAQLLIAMASSERIFEFIDEEPTVGELTQADQLPRIYGDVHFQNIVFEYEKGRPALKGIDLHVQGGETIALVGHTGSGKSTIMNLLCRFYDPVEGAVKIDGIDIRTVSLESLRSQVGVVLQDTFIFSGTIRENIRFGRLDATDDEIVKAATAVDAHDFIMNLPDGYDTEVQERGNILSMGQRQLLSFARALLADPRVLILDEATASIDTETELKIQEALKKLLKGRTSFIVAHRLSTIRNADRIVVLDHGQIVEQGTHDELIRHKGTYNGLIEAQYRFLSA from the coding sequence GTGAGCGAGCAAGAGCAGCAAAAGCCCCGCGGCGCGCAGGAAAGATTCATCTACAAGGATGACGATGCGATCGAAAAGCCGTTTAACTGGGCGCAAATAAGCCGATTGTTTACGTATATGAAGCCATACCGCAGGCAATTGCTGCCGGTCATCATCGTCATGATGGTGCTCGGCACCGCAACCCGGCTCGCGATTCCCGCCTTGTTCATCAAGGCGATCGACGATGCGATCCAGCCAAAAGACGGCGCACCTAGCATGCACAAGCTGTACATGTATGCCGGCACGATGCTGGTGCTTTATATTATTCAATGGGCAGCTAACACGTACCGGATTCGCTATACGAATATGATCGGCCAGCAGGTGATTTACGATTTGCGGCATGATTTGTTCAGGCATATCCAGAAGCTGTCGTTCCGATTCTTCGACAAACGTCCTGCGGGCTCCGTGCTCGTGCGGGTAACGAACGACGTTAACGCGCTTCAGGATCTGTTCACGAACGGCGTCGTCAACTTGCTGATGGACTGTATCCAATTGGTCGGTATCGTCATCATCCTGCTCGTCTGGAACTTCAAACTCGGTCTTGCCATTATGATTACCGTGCCGCTGATGTTCGCCGTATCGACGGCGCTTCGCAAGCGCATCCGGTTCGCATGGCAGGATGTGCGGATGAAGCAATCCCGCATTAACGCGCACTTGAACGAAAGCATTCAAGGCATGCGCGTCACGCAGCTCTATACGCAGGAAAAAGCGAATTTCAGCTTCTTCCAGCATATCAACAGCGTCAATATTAAAGCATGGAACAAGGCGTCGGCGCTTAACCAGGCGTTCGGCCCGATTATCGAGGTCACGTCCGCAGTCGGCACGCTTATCCTGTTCTGGTACGGTTCGCATATGATCATGACCGGCGCGATTACCGTCGGCGTGCTTGTCGGGTTCGCCAACTATGTCGGCAACTTCTGGGATCCGATTAACCGCCTGGGCCAGATGTATGCGCAGCTGCTAATCGCAATGGCATCATCGGAACGTATTTTCGAGTTTATCGACGAAGAGCCGACCGTCGGCGAGCTGACGCAAGCCGATCAACTGCCGCGTATTTACGGTGACGTTCATTTCCAGAATATCGTCTTCGAATACGAGAAAGGGCGCCCCGCGCTCAAGGGCATCGATCTCCATGTCCAAGGGGGCGAAACGATCGCGCTCGTCGGTCATACGGGATCGGGGAAAAGCACGATCATGAATCTGCTCTGCCGGTTCTACGATCCTGTTGAAGGGGCCGTGAAGATCGACGGCATCGATATTCGCACGGTCAGCTTGGAAAGCCTTCGCTCGCAGGTTGGCGTCGTGCTGCAGGATACGTTCATTTTCTCGGGTACGATCCGGGAAAATATCCGCTTCGGCCGCTTGGATGCGACGGACGACGAAATCGTCAAGGCGGCTACGGCCGTCGACGCGCATGATTTCATCATGAATTTGCCGGACGGGTACGATACGGAAGTGCAAGAGCGAGGCAACATCCTGTCCATGGGACAGCGCCAGCTGCTTTCCTTCGCCCGTGCGCTGCTGGCCGATCCGCGCGTGCTCATTCTAGACGAAGCGACGGCGAGCATCGATACCGAAACCGAGCTGAAGATTCAAGAGGCGCTCAAGAAGCTGCTTAAAGGCCGGACCTCGTTTATCGTCGCCCACCGGTTGTCGACGATCCGTAACGCCGATCGCATCGTCGTGCTGGATCATGGTCAGATCGTCGAGCAGGGCACGCATGACGAGTTAATTCGACACAAAGGCACCTATAACGGCTTAATTGAAGCGCAGTACCGCTTTTTATCGGCATAA
- the purT gene encoding formate-dependent phosphoribosylglycinamide formyltransferase codes for MYGSPFSPTARKIMLLGSGELGKEVIIEAQRLGIETIAVDRYENAPAMQVAHRSYVIDMLDADALRELILKETPDLIVPEIEAIATSALVELEQEGWGVIPTARAALLTMDREGIRRLAAETLGLPTAPYRFADTLDELKAAVAELGTPCVIKPIMSSSGKGQSVCKTEGDAEACWQYAMDGGRAKKQRVIVEGFIRFESEITLLTVRSVSGTSFCAPIGHVQKDGDYIESWQPHEMTQQQIAEAEAIARAVTDELGGYGIYGVELFLTKDGVLFSEVSPRPHDTGMVTMATQDLSEFALHARAILGFPIPTIRLLSPGATYTLKADRDSEAFQIDGLAHALSVPNTQVRVFGKPVTKPGRRMAVALSTADDTEQARALAKQAAQSLTIRYE; via the coding sequence ATGTATGGTTCGCCGTTTTCTCCAACTGCCCGTAAAATCATGCTGCTCGGCTCCGGCGAGCTCGGCAAAGAAGTCATCATCGAGGCTCAACGTCTGGGCATTGAAACGATTGCCGTCGACCGCTACGAGAACGCGCCTGCGATGCAGGTTGCACACCGCTCTTATGTCATCGACATGCTGGATGCCGACGCGCTTCGCGAGTTGATTCTGAAAGAAACGCCCGATTTGATCGTGCCCGAGATCGAAGCGATCGCAACGAGCGCGCTTGTCGAGCTGGAACAGGAAGGCTGGGGTGTAATTCCGACTGCCCGCGCCGCATTGCTGACGATGGACCGCGAGGGTATTCGCCGTCTAGCGGCTGAAACGCTCGGTTTGCCTACCGCGCCGTACCGGTTCGCCGATACGCTGGACGAGCTGAAAGCTGCCGTGGCGGAACTGGGCACGCCTTGCGTCATCAAGCCGATCATGAGCTCCTCCGGCAAAGGTCAGAGCGTGTGCAAAACCGAAGGCGATGCCGAAGCCTGCTGGCAGTACGCCATGGATGGCGGCCGCGCGAAGAAGCAGCGCGTAATCGTGGAAGGCTTCATTCGTTTCGAATCGGAAATTACGCTGCTGACGGTGCGTTCCGTTTCAGGCACATCGTTCTGCGCGCCGATCGGTCATGTGCAGAAGGACGGCGACTACATTGAATCGTGGCAGCCGCATGAAATGACGCAGCAGCAGATTGCCGAAGCGGAAGCGATTGCCCGCGCAGTAACGGACGAGCTGGGCGGTTACGGAATTTATGGCGTAGAATTGTTCCTGACCAAGGACGGCGTCTTGTTCAGCGAAGTTTCCCCGCGTCCGCACGATACCGGCATGGTAACGATGGCGACGCAGGATCTGTCGGAATTCGCGCTGCACGCGCGCGCGATCTTGGGCTTCCCAATCCCGACCATCCGTCTGCTCTCGCCCGGTGCAACGTATACGCTTAAAGCGGACCGCGACTCGGAAGCGTTCCAAATCGATGGATTGGCACATGCGCTATCGGTGCCGAATACACAAGTCCGCGTCTTCGGCAAACCAGTCACAAAGCCAGGCCGCCGCATGGCCGTCGCACTAAGCACGGCCGACGACACCGAACAGGCCCGCGCGCTAGCCAAACAAGCCGCGCAATCACTAACAATTCGTTACGAATAG